The Streptomyces luteogriseus genome includes a window with the following:
- a CDS encoding PP2C family protein-serine/threonine phosphatase, whose product MLTAAETAAPVDAADVVAEDLRQRFKAASVSFLIVDLTGKAVARLSTAPATGGRQAERIPMSGSAYDEVIRTQRLYQEVTAQGHRVIMPVTNRGDAIGLLELLLPADPGEDVIAAVGEAAHVLAYIVIANGRFTDLYTWGKRSRPPTLAAEIQYQLLPSSLSCEAAQFTLCGSLEPSESLSGDTFDYTLDRDTLHVSVTDPMGHDLDAALAATVLVSALRGARRAGAGLVEQARLADQALADHGQGHATGQLLRVHLRTGQAQFVNAGHPWPLRMRQGDVEVITCEVDHPFGLSVFAPHPYRVQDLDLRPGDRLLMFTDGMVERHGGKVDLAALLKHTRGLHPREAALALTSEVRNAAGGRLEDDATVMCLDWHGPHETQRHVSSGADTRQASAVREKRQP is encoded by the coding sequence ATGCTGACAGCGGCGGAGACGGCAGCGCCGGTGGACGCCGCCGACGTGGTCGCGGAGGACCTGCGGCAGCGCTTCAAGGCGGCAAGTGTCTCGTTCCTCATCGTCGATCTGACGGGAAAGGCCGTGGCGCGGCTGTCGACCGCCCCTGCCACGGGTGGCCGGCAGGCGGAACGGATCCCCATGTCCGGCAGCGCCTACGACGAGGTGATCCGCACCCAGCGGCTGTATCAGGAGGTGACGGCCCAGGGGCATCGGGTGATCATGCCGGTGACCAACCGGGGCGATGCGATCGGGCTGCTGGAACTGCTTTTGCCGGCCGACCCCGGTGAGGACGTCATCGCCGCGGTCGGGGAAGCCGCCCACGTCCTGGCCTACATCGTGATCGCCAACGGGCGCTTCACCGATCTCTACACCTGGGGAAAGCGCTCCAGGCCGCCCACCTTGGCGGCAGAGATCCAGTACCAGCTACTGCCCTCCTCGCTGTCCTGCGAGGCCGCGCAGTTCACCCTGTGCGGGAGCCTGGAGCCTTCCGAGAGCCTCAGCGGCGACACGTTCGACTACACCCTGGACCGCGACACCCTGCATGTGTCGGTGACGGACCCCATGGGCCACGACCTCGATGCCGCCCTGGCCGCCACGGTCCTGGTGAGCGCCCTGCGCGGCGCCCGCCGCGCGGGAGCCGGCCTGGTCGAGCAGGCCCGCCTGGCCGACCAGGCCCTGGCGGATCACGGCCAGGGTCATGCCACCGGGCAGCTGCTGCGCGTCCACCTGCGCACCGGGCAGGCCCAGTTCGTCAACGCGGGCCACCCCTGGCCGCTCCGCATGCGCCAGGGGGATGTGGAAGTGATCACCTGCGAGGTGGACCATCCCTTCGGGTTGTCCGTGTTCGCGCCCCACCCCTACCGCGTCCAAGACCTCGATCTGCGCCCTGGTGACCGTCTGCTCATGTTCACCGACGGCATGGTCGAACGTCATGGGGGCAAGGTCGACCTCGCCGCCCTGTTGAAGCACACCCGGGGCCTGCACCCCCGGGAGGCCGCGCTGGCGCTGACGTCGGAGGTCAGGAATGCCGCCGGTGGCCGGCTCGAGGACGACGCCACCGTCATGTGCCTGGACTGGCACGGCCCCCACGAGACCCAGCGGCATGTCAGCTCAGGGGCGGACACCCGGCAGGCCTCAGCAGTCCGCGAGAAGCGGCAGCCGTGA
- a CDS encoding HTTM domain-containing protein, translated as MRNETQRTVLARADRWLGDRMRAVWDLLTGRPVSLYAASVLRIGYGLLYLVFLLREYPHRDEIWGPGSAWTPALARELFEQTGWVSVLALSDGRAYFELCYVLALITSALFILGWRTRLVSVLFAVVVTSFHARAIFMTDGGDNLVLLMALYLVLTASGRRWSLDARRNRRKQAQADGAPRPPGNLMARQLRDSRTILVTAVHNCGMFLIAAQVCLLYGSAGLYKVQGSTWGSGTALHYALNLELFRPWPVLSHFVAEHTLLITVAGYLTVLLQVAFPFVLFGRLKYPVLTMLLGMHIGIAVLMGLPLFSGAMIVADAVFLPDRFYTLLPHLCRRVGRRRDSAGPTPPAAADAAAVPAQGGPGGALVSKEPVGLPAERKGHP; from the coding sequence ATGCGAAATGAGACGCAGAGGACCGTGCTTGCCCGCGCCGACCGGTGGCTCGGTGACCGGATGCGAGCGGTGTGGGACCTCCTGACCGGACGTCCGGTGTCCCTCTACGCCGCGTCGGTGCTGCGCATCGGCTACGGGCTGCTCTACCTGGTTTTCCTCCTGCGTGAGTACCCGCACCGGGACGAGATCTGGGGCCCCGGATCTGCGTGGACGCCCGCGCTGGCACGGGAGCTCTTCGAGCAGACGGGCTGGGTCAGCGTCCTGGCCCTGTCCGACGGCCGGGCCTACTTCGAGCTCTGCTACGTGCTGGCACTCATCACGTCCGCGCTGTTCATCCTGGGCTGGCGTACCCGCCTCGTGTCCGTGCTCTTCGCCGTCGTGGTGACCTCGTTCCACGCTCGCGCGATCTTCATGACGGACGGGGGCGACAACCTGGTCCTGCTGATGGCCCTCTATCTGGTCCTCACCGCCTCCGGCCGACGCTGGTCTCTCGACGCGCGCAGAAACAGGAGGAAGCAGGCACAGGCCGACGGCGCGCCGCGACCGCCGGGAAACCTCATGGCACGGCAACTCCGCGACAGCCGGACCATCTTGGTCACAGCGGTGCACAACTGCGGCATGTTCCTCATCGCGGCGCAGGTCTGTCTCCTCTACGGATCAGCCGGCCTGTACAAGGTCCAGGGCAGTACCTGGGGCAGCGGCACCGCGCTCCACTACGCCCTGAACCTCGAACTCTTCCGTCCCTGGCCGGTGCTCTCGCACTTCGTCGCCGAGCACACACTCCTGATCACCGTCGCCGGTTACCTGACCGTGCTCCTGCAGGTGGCCTTCCCGTTCGTGCTGTTCGGCAGACTCAAGTACCCCGTCCTCACCATGCTGCTGGGCATGCACATCGGCATCGCCGTGCTCATGGGCCTGCCTCTGTTCTCCGGGGCGATGATCGTCGCGGACGCGGTGTTCCTGCCCGACCGCTTCTACACCCTTCTGCCTCACCTCTGTCGTCGCGTGGGACGGCGGAGGGACAGCGCAGGGCCGACGCCGCCCGCGGCGGCGGACGCCGCAGCGGTCCCCGCGCAAGGCGGGCCCGGCGGAGCACTCGTCTCGAAGGAGCCCGTCGGGCTCCCCGCCGAGCGGAAAGGACACCCCTGA
- a CDS encoding DUF5819 family protein: MSSRIDAADVKEIRHSESGPVVQDCPEATAAPPKMPRGARLLKAGLCAAVVSCLVASVIHVLLVFLHVAPANTVSKRYGSQINGWVFPFFEQNWRLFAPDPESVNRQILARSAHTESDGSVRVSPWFDLTAVDGSAVEHHAFPSHTAQNMLRRAWSGYADSHGGDDSVRTERAVMMRKYLANIAADRLAAHEGGPFDFVQLRVVTRPVAAPGSAVGDRPPKPSENRLLPWWKVTRHAK, encoded by the coding sequence ATGTCGAGCAGAATTGACGCAGCGGACGTCAAGGAAATCCGGCATTCCGAATCCGGTCCGGTTGTTCAGGACTGTCCTGAGGCCACGGCGGCTCCGCCCAAGATGCCGAGAGGTGCCCGTCTACTGAAAGCCGGCCTGTGCGCCGCAGTGGTTTCGTGCCTGGTGGCGAGTGTCATCCATGTGCTTCTGGTGTTCCTCCATGTGGCGCCGGCCAACACCGTCTCCAAGCGTTACGGCTCGCAGATCAATGGATGGGTGTTCCCCTTCTTCGAGCAGAATTGGCGGCTTTTCGCGCCGGATCCGGAGTCCGTCAACCGCCAGATCCTGGCCAGAAGCGCTCACACCGAGTCCGATGGGTCGGTTCGGGTGAGTCCCTGGTTCGACCTGACCGCCGTGGACGGCTCCGCGGTCGAACACCACGCTTTCCCGAGCCACACGGCGCAGAACATGCTGCGTCGAGCCTGGTCCGGCTATGCCGACTCGCACGGAGGAGATGACAGCGTGCGCACGGAACGCGCCGTGATGATGCGGAAGTACCTGGCCAACATCGCCGCGGACCGTCTCGCCGCCCACGAAGGCGGCCCTTTCGACTTCGTCCAGCTCCGTGTCGTCACGCGGCCCGTCGCCGCACCCGGGTCGGCGGTCGGTGATCGCCCGCCGAAACCCTCCGAGAACCGGCTTCTGCCGTGGTGGAAGGTGACCCGCCATGCGAAATGA
- a CDS encoding ice-binding family protein, whose protein sequence is MKLKIPQVTHRRGISGLMTSALAATVAAAMVALTPTQAVAIATPVPLATAADFSVLAGQGVTNTGPSVISQDLGTHPNPSITGFPPGLVLGEVHAADAVALQAKSDLVTAYNNAAGQATDFALPAAIGNGQTLLPGVHTAEVGVGLTGDLILNAGGNPNAVWVFQIPEALTTASASRVLLTNGASPCNVYWQIGSSATLGTDSTFVGTIMALTSISVNSGANIEGRALARNGSVTLDNNRIFLSGCATSTNGGTTTGTTTGTTTGTTTGTTTGTTGGGLISGGLVTGGLLGGPIASPGSTSGNVAGSTSGNTAGNTSGNTAGNTAGNTTGGNGGGNGGGNGGGNGGGHDNGPGHDDKPGRPGHHKPGGPGHDDKPGKPGHHKPGHGDESDHGKRPHEDYGYGKQPHEAYGYGKQPHEAYGYGKQPHENYGYGGTPKHHEGDDHSKGLDG, encoded by the coding sequence ATGAAGCTGAAGATCCCTCAGGTAACTCACCGTCGTGGCATTTCCGGCTTGATGACCTCGGCGCTAGCCGCCACGGTCGCCGCCGCGATGGTTGCCCTGACGCCGACGCAAGCAGTGGCCATCGCGACGCCCGTGCCGTTGGCCACGGCCGCGGACTTCTCCGTTCTCGCGGGTCAGGGAGTCACCAACACCGGCCCCTCGGTGATCAGCCAGGACCTCGGTACGCACCCGAACCCGTCCATCACCGGATTCCCGCCCGGCCTCGTGCTCGGCGAAGTGCACGCCGCGGACGCTGTCGCACTTCAGGCCAAGTCCGACCTCGTCACGGCGTACAACAACGCGGCGGGCCAGGCCACGGACTTCGCGCTCCCGGCCGCCATCGGCAATGGCCAGACGCTGCTTCCGGGCGTCCACACCGCCGAGGTCGGGGTCGGACTCACCGGCGACCTGATCCTGAACGCCGGGGGAAACCCGAACGCCGTCTGGGTGTTCCAGATTCCCGAGGCTCTGACGACGGCGTCCGCCAGCCGGGTGCTCCTCACGAACGGCGCCTCGCCGTGCAACGTGTACTGGCAGATCGGCAGCTCGGCCACCCTCGGCACCGACTCCACGTTCGTCGGCACCATCATGGCGCTGACCTCGATCAGTGTTAACTCGGGGGCGAACATCGAGGGCCGGGCGCTGGCCCGCAACGGCTCCGTGACGCTCGACAACAACCGGATCTTCCTCAGCGGGTGCGCGACCTCCACCAATGGTGGAACGACGACGGGAACGACCACCGGCACCACGACCGGCACCACGACCGGCACCACGACCGGAACGACCGGTGGTGGACTCATCAGCGGCGGCCTCGTGACCGGCGGCCTCCTGGGCGGCCCCATCGCCTCGCCCGGCAGCACCTCGGGCAACGTCGCCGGCAGCACGTCCGGGAACACCGCGGGCAACACGTCCGGGAACACCGCGGGCAACACGGCCGGCAACACCACCGGCGGCAACGGCGGCGGCAACGGTGGCGGCAACGGCGGCGGGAACGGCGGAGGCCACGACAACGGGCCGGGGCATGACGACAAGCCCGGCAGGCCCGGCCACCACAAGCCCGGCGGGCCCGGCCACGACGACAAGCCCGGCAAGCCCGGCCACCACAAGCCCGGTCACGGCGACGAGTCCGACCACGGCAAGCGGCCCCACGAGGACTACGGCTACGGCAAGCAGCCCCACGAGGCCTACGGCTACGGCAAGCAGCCCCACGAGGCCTACGGCTACGGCAAGCAGCCCCACGAGAACTACGGCTACGGGGGGACGCCCAAGCACCACGAGGGCGACGACCACTCCAAGGGCCTCGACGGCTAG
- a CDS encoding SpoIIE family protein phosphatase gives MTGGGGVVASAGDEGRRRSAAEPGFWQRVVGQLGTALMVVDPAGRILAVNPAAERLFGRAAPAMLGQDAHDLLHRDADGRRIPREQCTLLRAVAERAETREEGRVCLRGDGRLIATYWTASPLTDDGAFLGMAVLFTDAAGDRSARRERAAYTRALENLTERLTLVAEITDVLGQTLETDEALARLGRLLVPRLADWAAVDLRVGSGQVHRVAVTGPQGRDAAQEDWQEHLPEAGEEGLSPLVQVLNGGDPVLRGEADMAAPVTSALATVHSGFLRATGARSAVTVPLGSGPQVTGALTLVRTDPAHPFDTDDLTVVSDIGRRVGLVIDNARRFGRQRAVAEAMQRNLLAPLPQPGRLRLAARYQPAPAGSQVGGDWYDAFERKDGTLALVIGDVVGHDLTAAAGMAQLHGILRSLAWDHTGPPGTVVDRLDDAMPAITTVPMATLVLALLEGDPHTGPWTLRWTSAGHPPPLLLTPDGQAQYLEAGQGLLLGAPPGTGGSRPSAAQPLPPGSTLLLYTDGLIEIPGSDLDTGLARLRRHALALAHEPLDTLCDQLPARMPPGSTDDVALLALRLPSP, from the coding sequence ATGACGGGAGGGGGAGGCGTGGTGGCGAGTGCGGGAGACGAGGGTCGCCGGCGATCGGCGGCCGAGCCGGGTTTCTGGCAGCGGGTCGTCGGGCAGCTGGGCACGGCCCTGATGGTGGTGGATCCCGCCGGACGGATCCTCGCGGTCAATCCGGCGGCCGAGCGGCTGTTCGGCCGCGCCGCCCCGGCGATGCTCGGGCAGGACGCACACGACCTGCTGCACCGGGATGCGGACGGCCGCAGGATCCCCCGGGAGCAGTGCACGCTGCTGCGGGCCGTGGCCGAGAGGGCCGAGACGCGGGAGGAGGGCCGCGTCTGTCTGCGCGGTGACGGCCGTCTGATCGCGACCTACTGGACCGCTTCTCCCTTGACGGACGACGGCGCCTTCCTGGGCATGGCCGTGCTGTTCACCGATGCCGCCGGCGACCGCAGCGCGCGTCGGGAGCGTGCGGCCTACACACGTGCTCTGGAGAACCTCACCGAGCGCCTGACGCTGGTCGCGGAGATCACCGACGTGCTGGGTCAGACCCTGGAGACCGATGAAGCCCTGGCCCGGCTCGGCCGCCTGCTGGTCCCCCGCCTCGCCGACTGGGCGGCGGTGGATCTCCGGGTCGGTTCCGGACAGGTCCACCGTGTGGCGGTGACGGGCCCCCAGGGCCGGGACGCCGCGCAGGAGGACTGGCAGGAGCACCTTCCCGAGGCCGGGGAAGAGGGCCTCTCGCCTCTGGTCCAGGTGCTGAACGGCGGTGATCCCGTCCTGCGGGGCGAGGCGGACATGGCCGCACCGGTCACCTCCGCCCTGGCCACCGTCCACAGCGGCTTCCTGCGGGCCACCGGCGCGAGGTCCGCCGTCACGGTGCCGCTGGGCTCCGGGCCGCAGGTCACCGGCGCCCTGACGCTGGTGCGCACGGACCCGGCGCACCCCTTCGACACCGACGATCTGACCGTCGTGAGCGACATCGGCCGCCGGGTCGGCCTGGTCATCGACAACGCCCGCCGCTTCGGCCGTCAGCGCGCCGTCGCCGAGGCCATGCAGCGCAACCTGCTCGCGCCGCTGCCCCAGCCCGGCCGCCTGCGGCTGGCCGCCCGCTACCAGCCCGCCCCGGCCGGCTCCCAGGTGGGCGGCGACTGGTACGACGCGTTCGAGCGGAAGGACGGCACGCTCGCGCTGGTCATCGGCGACGTCGTGGGCCACGACCTGACCGCGGCGGCCGGAATGGCGCAACTGCACGGCATCCTGCGCTCACTGGCCTGGGACCACACCGGGCCGCCCGGTACCGTCGTCGACCGCCTCGACGACGCCATGCCCGCCATCACCACCGTCCCCATGGCCACCCTCGTCCTCGCCCTGCTCGAAGGCGACCCGCACACCGGTCCCTGGACGCTGCGGTGGACCAGCGCGGGGCACCCGCCGCCTCTGCTGCTCACCCCGGACGGACAGGCGCAGTACCTCGAAGCGGGACAGGGACTCCTCCTCGGTGCCCCTCCGGGCACCGGCGGCAGCCGGCCGAGCGCCGCGCAGCCCCTTCCACCGGGTTCCACTCTCCTGCTCTACACCGACGGCCTGATCGAGATCCCCGGCAGCGACCTGGACACCGGCCTCGCCCGTCTGCGCCGCCACGCCCTCGCTCTCGCCCACGAACCGCTGGACACGCTGTGCGACCAGCTGCCCGCCCGTATGCCGCCCGGCAGCACCGACGACGTGGCCCTCCTCGCCCTGCGTCTGCCGTCGCCCTGA
- a CDS encoding DUF5994 family protein, translating to MNPHTGTGPPPRTGDRAPSRPVRTTPRPARLALRPPTFPPGPLCGAWWPRTDDLMAELPALTEAFDATRGRVSRMASHRDTWPATPCDLPVPGHTVKAAWFASGFDPHMIRLFSYGVGRWDLLVVPSRTETATAARLMAAAADPALHLTASELLAAERRLHTKDEAVREQGRMEQWEDEGGAPRHPWAPLCAPAPVTVRDPLLDCRRVR from the coding sequence ATGAACCCGCACACCGGCACGGGCCCGCCGCCGAGGACCGGCGACCGCGCCCCCAGCCGCCCGGTACGCACGACACCGCGCCCTGCCCGGCTCGCCCTGCGCCCTCCGACCTTCCCGCCCGGCCCCCTCTGCGGCGCCTGGTGGCCCCGCACCGATGACCTGATGGCCGAACTGCCCGCACTCACCGAGGCGTTCGACGCGACGCGAGGACGCGTGTCGCGCATGGCGTCCCACCGCGACACCTGGCCGGCGACGCCCTGCGACCTGCCCGTGCCCGGTCACACGGTGAAGGCCGCGTGGTTCGCCTCCGGTTTCGACCCGCACATGATCCGGCTCTTCTCGTACGGCGTCGGACGCTGGGACCTGCTCGTCGTCCCTTCCCGGACCGAGACCGCCACGGCCGCACGGCTCATGGCCGCGGCCGCCGACCCCGCGCTGCACCTCACCGCGAGCGAACTCCTGGCGGCCGAGCGACGCCTCCACACCAAGGACGAGGCCGTTCGCGAGCAGGGGCGGATGGAGCAGTGGGAAGACGAGGGCGGAGCGCCGAGGCACCCCTGGGCCCCCCTCTGCGCTCCGGCACCTGTTACGGTCCGTGACCCCCTTCTCGATTGCCGCCGAGTACGCTGA
- a CDS encoding DUF5994 family protein — protein MITAAPPSPPTRALLRLRLAPHSTLPRRLDGVWWPRSYDLLAELPKLLAALPRAWGHIAGVTVNGAAWSAAPGRMLVANQVVRLRKTVAAHAPDTVVLLAPGHGRWDLLVVPPDTPQEAAEPIMAAALSDRA, from the coding sequence ATGATCACCGCAGCGCCGCCCTCACCGCCCACCCGCGCTCTCCTCCGCCTGCGCCTCGCGCCCCACAGCACGCTGCCACGTCGCCTGGACGGGGTGTGGTGGCCACGTTCGTACGACCTCCTGGCGGAGCTTCCGAAGCTGCTCGCCGCACTGCCGCGCGCCTGGGGACACATCGCCGGCGTCACGGTGAACGGTGCGGCCTGGTCCGCGGCACCTGGCCGGATGCTCGTCGCCAACCAGGTCGTACGCCTGCGGAAGACGGTCGCAGCGCATGCCCCGGACACCGTCGTCCTGCTCGCCCCCGGCCACGGACGCTGGGACCTGCTGGTCGTGCCGCCCGACACCCCCCAGGAGGCGGCCGAACCGATCATGGCCGCCGCGCTCAGCGACCGCGCCTGA
- a CDS encoding DUF5994 family protein, whose amino-acid sequence MPEPDSPPPTGLLADGAHESMRPGTALLRLTTTHERRSILDGAWWPRSRNFATELPGLISALTERLGPITRIGLDSAAWDDMPTRMTVDDRVVHIDVFSVGDDTALVTRGDQDHFSLLVIPPETPPEAARAAMTEAVRSGNPKQAQQILIDTSR is encoded by the coding sequence ATGCCCGAACCCGATTCCCCGCCTCCAACAGGTTTGCTGGCGGACGGCGCACACGAATCCATGCGTCCCGGAACGGCGCTCCTGCGGCTCACCACCACTCACGAACGCCGGAGCATCCTCGACGGTGCGTGGTGGCCCCGTTCCAGGAATTTCGCCACCGAACTGCCCGGCCTGATCAGCGCACTGACCGAGCGCCTCGGGCCGATCACACGGATCGGCCTGGACTCCGCGGCCTGGGACGACATGCCGACGCGGATGACCGTCGACGACCGTGTGGTGCACATCGACGTCTTCTCCGTGGGCGACGACACCGCGCTCGTGACCCGAGGGGACCAGGACCACTTCTCCCTGCTCGTGATCCCACCGGAAACGCCCCCCGAGGCGGCGCGAGCCGCGATGACCGAAGCAGTCCGATCCGGCAACCCCAAGCAGGCCCAGCAGATCCTGATCGACACCAGCCGTTGA
- a CDS encoding SRPBCC family protein, translated as MKSVTVSIDVPQTPEQVYGFLDVMAHHERFTDHYLTGWRFSGPARGVGSCATVTAALGGMKTEVTIKVVEAEAPRRIVEHNVSAAGRRLAHGTYAMEPLRTGGTHISFTYTWVRAPLADRLLAPVVRTTMRHANRTVMRRLATELARHASAADS; from the coding sequence ATGAAGTCCGTCACCGTGTCGATCGATGTACCTCAGACGCCCGAGCAGGTCTACGGCTTCCTCGACGTCATGGCTCACCACGAGCGGTTCACCGACCACTACCTGACCGGCTGGCGCTTCAGCGGCCCCGCCCGCGGCGTCGGATCGTGCGCCACGGTCACCGCCGCGCTGGGCGGCATGAAGACCGAAGTCACCATCAAGGTCGTCGAGGCCGAGGCACCGCGGCGCATCGTCGAACACAATGTCAGCGCGGCCGGTCGGCGACTGGCCCACGGCACCTACGCCATGGAACCGCTGCGTACCGGTGGGACCCACATCTCGTTCACGTACACGTGGGTGCGAGCCCCTCTCGCCGACCGGCTGCTGGCCCCCGTCGTGCGGACCACGATGCGGCACGCCAATCGCACGGTCATGCGACGCCTGGCCACCGAGTTGGCTCGCCACGCGTCCGCCGCCGACTCCTGA
- a CDS encoding TetR/AcrR family transcriptional regulator has protein sequence MTMDDSHPEGEAEQGAQRDRRAQLLDAAVDHVAAHGIADLSLRGLGAAIGVSHRMLIHYFGSKEQLLVEIVRASERRQRDVLSRLQLEPGLAPVDVARLLWKQLTDPRLAGQERLFFEICGHALRGRPEAVPVLEGLVTDWLEPLVAAEVGAGAGPATARNRARLGLATVRGLLLDLLATGDRAGVDSAMEEFLRLYYGSE, from the coding sequence ATGACCATGGATGACTCGCATCCCGAGGGCGAGGCCGAGCAAGGCGCGCAGCGGGATCGGCGCGCCCAACTGCTGGACGCGGCCGTCGACCACGTCGCGGCGCACGGCATCGCGGACCTGAGCCTGCGCGGCCTGGGCGCCGCGATCGGCGTCAGCCACCGCATGCTGATCCACTACTTCGGCTCCAAGGAGCAGTTGCTCGTCGAGATCGTCCGGGCATCGGAGCGGCGCCAGCGCGATGTGCTGTCCCGGCTCCAACTGGAGCCCGGTCTCGCGCCGGTCGATGTCGCGCGGCTGCTGTGGAAGCAGCTGACGGACCCTCGGCTGGCCGGTCAGGAGCGGCTCTTCTTCGAAATCTGCGGGCACGCGCTGCGCGGCCGCCCCGAGGCCGTCCCGGTCCTCGAAGGGCTGGTGACGGACTGGCTGGAGCCGCTCGTGGCCGCTGAGGTCGGCGCGGGGGCGGGGCCTGCCACGGCCCGGAACCGGGCCAGGCTGGGGCTCGCCACCGTCCGCGGCCTGCTTCTCGACCTGCTCGCCACCGGTGACCGCGCCGGTGTCGACTCGGCCATGGAGGAATTCCTCCGGCTGTACTACGGCTCGGAGTGA
- a CDS encoding nuclear transport factor 2 family protein — protein MHPFRKAVENGDLDAVAALLADDVVFTSPVAFKPYPGKAITTAILRAVTQVFENFTYVREIANPDGRDHAFVFTASVAGKKLQGCDFLHFDEDGKIDDFTVMVRPLSAARALSEAMGAQFEKIAREAAEQ, from the coding sequence ATGCACCCGTTTCGCAAGGCCGTCGAGAACGGTGACCTGGACGCCGTGGCCGCCCTTCTGGCCGACGACGTCGTCTTCACCAGCCCGGTCGCCTTCAAGCCGTACCCGGGCAAGGCGATCACCACCGCGATCCTGCGCGCTGTGACACAGGTCTTCGAGAACTTCACCTACGTCCGGGAGATCGCGAACCCCGACGGCCGCGACCACGCGTTCGTCTTCACCGCGAGCGTCGCCGGAAAGAAGCTCCAGGGCTGCGACTTCCTGCACTTCGACGAGGACGGCAAGATCGACGACTTCACGGTGATGGTGCGCCCGCTGTCGGCCGCCCGCGCGCTGTCCGAGGCCATGGGCGCCCAGTTCGAGAAGATCGCCCGAGAGGCCGCCGAGCAGTGA
- a CDS encoding PadR family transcriptional regulator has protein sequence MALRNAVMAALLEGEASGYDLAKGFDATVANFWAATPQQLYRELERMEAEGLVAARLVEQRRRPNKRLFSLTEAGREAVRAYTAEPPGRPAVIRDELLVKVQCADAGDVEAVRAAVVERMEWATAKLARYERIRQRLLGGRSEEAYFAEAERIGPYLTLLRGMSFERENLQWGDMALRRLDQRAKVNTQKSE, from the coding sequence ATGGCATTGCGGAACGCGGTGATGGCCGCGCTGCTGGAGGGCGAGGCGTCCGGTTACGACCTCGCGAAAGGCTTCGACGCGACGGTCGCGAACTTCTGGGCGGCGACGCCTCAGCAGCTCTATCGGGAGCTGGAGCGTATGGAGGCCGAGGGGCTGGTCGCGGCCCGCCTCGTCGAGCAGCGGCGTCGTCCCAACAAACGGCTGTTCTCCCTGACGGAGGCTGGGCGGGAGGCTGTGCGCGCATACACGGCCGAGCCACCGGGTCGGCCCGCGGTCATCAGGGACGAGCTGCTGGTCAAGGTGCAGTGCGCGGACGCCGGCGACGTCGAGGCGGTGCGCGCCGCCGTCGTCGAACGCATGGAATGGGCCACGGCCAAGCTGGCCCGCTACGAGAGAATCCGGCAACGACTGCTGGGCGGCCGCTCGGAGGAGGCGTACTTCGCCGAGGCCGAGCGTATCGGCCCGTACCTCACTCTGCTGCGCGGGATGTCGTTCGAGCGGGAGAACCTCCAGTGGGGCGACATGGCGTTGCGCAGGCTCGACCAGCGGGCCAAGGTTAATACTCAAAAAAGTGAGTAG
- a CDS encoding SGNH/GDSL hydrolase family protein produces the protein MSGTETRYLRFVALGDSHTEGVGDGDDLTGLRGWADRLAEHLARHSPQLRYANLAVRGRLAGQVHAEQLPTALALRPDFATVVAGVNDMLRPRFDPDEVAAHLEAMFAALTGQGARVATLTIPDIARITPLARPLRPRLEALNHRVRAAAHRHGVVVADVTLYPVATDPRLWSQDRLHSSPLGHQRIAAALAHSLNLPDADASWKHPLPVLPVGRARFLRAASAEARWVAGFLGPWIGRRARGRSSGDGRVAKRPNLMSVGSSGQHFGRAFQRGQEPSVDLADASE, from the coding sequence ATGTCAGGCACTGAGACCCGCTACCTGCGTTTCGTGGCCCTGGGCGACAGTCACACCGAAGGGGTGGGCGACGGCGACGATCTGACGGGCCTGCGCGGGTGGGCCGACCGGCTCGCCGAGCACCTGGCTCGGCACAGCCCGCAGCTCCGGTACGCCAATCTCGCCGTACGGGGCCGTCTGGCCGGGCAGGTCCACGCGGAGCAGTTGCCCACGGCGCTTGCGCTGCGGCCGGACTTCGCGACGGTCGTGGCCGGAGTCAACGACATGCTGCGCCCCCGCTTCGATCCGGATGAGGTGGCCGCGCATCTGGAGGCGATGTTCGCCGCGCTCACCGGCCAGGGGGCGCGCGTGGCGACGCTCACCATTCCCGACATCGCGCGCATCACTCCACTGGCCCGTCCGCTCCGGCCGCGTCTTGAGGCGCTGAACCACCGCGTTCGCGCGGCGGCGCACCGGCATGGTGTCGTCGTCGCCGACGTCACCCTGTATCCGGTGGCAACGGATCCACGCCTGTGGAGTCAGGACCGCCTCCACTCGAGCCCACTCGGCCACCAGCGGATCGCGGCGGCGCTCGCTCACTCGCTCAACCTGCCAGACGCTGACGCCTCCTGGAAGCACCCGTTGCCCGTCCTGCCTGTTGGTCGGGCACGATTCTTGCGTGCCGCGTCAGCCGAGGCGCGCTGGGTCGCCGGATTCCTGGGTCCGTGGATCGGCAGGCGCGCGCGTGGGCGTTCCTCCGGAGACGGTCGCGTGGCCAAACGCCCGAACCTCATGTCCGTCGGCAGCTCCGGCCAACACTTCGGCCGTGCCTTCCAGCGTGGACAAGAGCCCTCCGTCGACCTGGCAGACGCCTCGGAGTAG